A DNA window from Hordeum vulgare subsp. vulgare chromosome 1H, MorexV3_pseudomolecules_assembly, whole genome shotgun sequence contains the following coding sequences:
- the LOC123399614 gene encoding protein Rf1, mitochondrial-like yields the protein MSRIRLCRRSSCFLCPSSFTSPIQRPCFRRSSYIQPKSGLRLRHCSTTPMSRVRLHRRLLSSTSPPTPSWSPRDAFAAATERVRAGTLSRDDAHHMFDELFRQATPVPGRSLNGFLAALARATSSSACITDGPALALALFNRVCREEAGTQVAVPTFCTYSILMDCCCRARRPDLGLALFGCILRTGLKMDQITANTLLKCLCYANRTEEAVNVLLHRMSELGCVPNAVSYSIVLKALCDNSMSQRALDLLPMMAKQGGACSPDVVAYSTVIHGFFNEGETGKACSLFHEMTRQGVKPSVVTYNSIIDALCKARAMDKAELVLRQMTTNGAQPDTVTYNCMIHGYATLGRLKEAAKMFRKMKSRGLIPDIVTCNSLMASLCKHGRSKEAAEIFDSMTAKGHKPDIISYCTLLHGYASEGCFADMIGLFNSMKSNGIAANCHVFTILIHAYAKRGMVDDAMLIFTEMQQQGVSPDVVTYSTVISTFSRMGRLTDAMEKFNQMVARGIQPNTAIYSSIIQGFCMHGGLVKAKELVSEMINKGIPRPDIVFFNSVINSLCKDGRVMDAHDIFDLVTDIGERPDVITFNSLIDGYCLVGKMDKAFKILDAMEVVGVEPNIVTYSTLVDGYCKNRRIDDGLTLFREMQRKGVKPNTITYGIMLAGLFRAGRTVAARKKFHEMIESGTTVTVFTYGIILGGLCRNNCADEAIILFQKLGTMNVKFSITILNTMINAMYKVQRKEEAKELFATISASGLLPNESTYGVMIINLLKDGAVEDANNMFSSMEKSGIVPGSRLLNRIIRMLLEKGEIAKAGNYLSKVDGKRILLEASTTSLMLSLFSRKGKYHEDMKLLPAKYNFFDGCS from the coding sequence ATGTCGCGCATCCGCCTCTGCCGCCGCTCGTCCTGCTTCCTCTGCCCATCCTCCTTTACCTCGCCGATTCAACGCCCCTGCTTCCGCCGCTCCTCCTACATCCAGCCAAAGTCcggcctccgcctccgccacTGCTCCACCACGCCGATGTCCCGCGTCCGCCTCCACCGCCGGctcctctcctccacctcgccgcccACACCTTCCTGGTCTCCCCGCGACGCCTTTGCCGCGGCCACAGAGCGTGTACGCGCAGGCACGCTCAGTCGAGACGACGCACACCACATGTTCGACGAATTGTTTCGTCAGGCCACCCCGGTCCCCGGGCGCTCCCTGAACGGCTTCCTTGCCGCTCTCGCCCGTGCTACATCCTCTTCCGCGTGCATCACAGATGGCCCCGCCCTCGCCCTTGCTCTCTTCAACCGCGTGTGCAGAGAAGAAGCGGGCACGCAGGTGGCGGTGCCCACCTTTTGCACCTACAGCATCCTCATGGACTGCTGCTGCCGCGCGCGTCGCCCGGACCTAGGGCTTGCCTTATTCGGCTGTATCCTCAGGACGGGCTTGAAGATGGACCAAATCACCGCCAACACCCTCCTCAAGTGCCTCTGCTACGCCAATCGTACGGAAGAGGCTGTCAACGTgctgcttcataggatgtccgaGCTCGGCTGTGTGCCTAATGCCGTCTCATACTCCATCGTTCTGAAGGCCTTATGCGACAATAGCATGAGCCAGCGGGCGCTCGACCTCCTCCCGATGATGGCGAAACAAGGAGGTGCCTGCTCCCCTGATGTGGTGGCGTATAGCACGGTCATCCATGGCTTTTTTAACGAGGGCGAAACAGGGAAGGCATGCAGTCTATTCCATGAAATGACACGGCAAGGTGTTAAGCCTAGTGTGGTAACATATAACTCGATTATTGACGCGTTGTGCAAGGCCAGAGCAATGGACAAGGCAGAACTAGTCCTTCGGCAGATGACTACCAATGGTGCTCAACCCGATACAGTGACATATAATTGCATGATCCATGGATATGCCACGTTAGGGCGGTTGAAAGAGGCTGCTAAaatgttcagaaaaatgaaaagtCGGGGTCTTATACCAGATATTGTTACTTGCAACTCGTTAATGGCCTCcctttgcaagcatggaagaAGCAAAGAAGCTGCAGAAATTTTTGATTCCATGACAGCCAAGGGCCACAAACCGGATATCATCTCATACTGTACTTTGCTTCATGGGTATGCCAGTGAAGGATGCTTTGCTGATATGATTGGTCTCTTTAATTCAATGAAAAGCAATGGTATTGCAGCCAACTGCCATGTTTTCACCATATTAATCCATGCCTATGCTAAACGCGGAATGGTGGATGATGCAATGCTCATATTTACGGAAATGCAGCAACAAGGTGTGAGTCCAGATGTAGTCACATATTCAACTGTGATATCAACATTTTCTAGAATGGGTAGGTTGACCGATGCCATGGAGAAATTTAATCAGATGGTTGCCAGGGGAATTCAACCGAACACAGCTATTTATAGCTCCATAATTCAGGGCTTTTGTATGCACGGTGGTTTGGTTAAAGCCAAGGAACTGGTTTCTGAAATGATAAACAAAGGTATTCCTCGTCCTGACATTGTGTTCTTCAATTCAGTAATAAACAGTCTGTGCAAAGATggaagggttatggatgcacatgaTATCTTTGACTTGGTTACAGACATAGGTGAGAGGCCTGATGTCATTACATTTAATTCACTGATTGACGGATATTGCTTAGTCGGCAAAATGGATAAAGCATTTAAAATACTTGATGCCATGGAAGTAGTTGGTGTTGAGCCTAATATTGTTACTTACAGTACACTTGTTGATGGCTATTGTAAAAATAGAAGGATCGATGATGGTTTGACTCTGTTTAGAGAAATGCAGCGTAAGGGAGTTAAACCTAATACTATTACATATGGCATCATGTTGGCTGGGTTGTTTCGTGCTGGCAGAACTGTTGCTGCAAGGAAAAAGTTCCATGAGATGATCGAAAGTGGAACAACAGTGACCGTTTTCACATACGGTATAATACTTGGAGGTCTTTGTAGAAATAATTGTGCAGATGAAGCAATTATCCTGTTCCAGAAATTAGGAACAATGAATGTAAAGTTCAGTATTACAATACTCAATACCATGATTAATGCAATGTACAAGGttcaaagaaaagaagaagctaAGGAGTTGTTCGCTACAATATCAGCCAGTGGGTTGCTGCCCAATGAATCTACTTACGGAGTAATGATAATAAATCTTCTAAAAGATGGAGCAGTGGAAGACGCTAACAACATGTTTTCATCAATGGAGAAAAGTGGTATAGTCCCCGGTTCCCGTCTGTTGAATCGTATCATCAGAATGTTGTTGGAAAAAGGTGAGATTGCCAAGGCCGGAAATTATTTGTCTAAAGTTGACGGGAAGAGGATCTTACTTGAAGCTTCAACTACTTCACTGATGCTGTCTCTGTTTTCAAGGAAAGGGAAATATCATGAGGATATGAAATTGCTCCCTGCAAAGTATAATTTTTTTGATGGATGCAGTTGA